TCCATTCCCAAATCTTCAAATAACATCGGTACAAGTCCCGGATGAATACCCGCTGAAGGAACGGCAAAAGCCTGCTTAAAATACGCATGCTCGGAACGCAACTGTCCGGCGATTTTTAGCGTCTCGCCTCGCTCCATGGCTACCGAGCCATAAGGAGACGGGTAGAGCACGAGATCCGCGCCTGCCATGCGCATCAATGTACCCAAGATTATGTGTGCGGCAATTCCGTAATCCGCAGAGCCATAAAGGGCACCTGACAAAGCCGGATGTGCCACTAACGGCACTGGAATGTCCGGATCTTCAGCCAGTCGTTGCAATATATCATAACCGTATGGCAAAACGTTCAATAGTAATGCATTGGCACCCGCCTCGATGGCATACTTTGCCTTGTCGATCATCTTGGTTACAGGGCCTGACAGATTCGCTGCATACAAAACACGCTGGCCTGTTGTTTCTGCCGCTTCCAATCCTTTATCTCGACATGCCCGCACCCGTTCTGCAAAGGGTGCATACGTTTCGGAGAAAAAGATTTCATCGTCCTTGATCAGATCTACACCGCCGAGCGCTTGTTGGTAAAATTGATCCGCCAACTCTTTCAGCTCCATGCCCACACCAGATTTAAAGATGCTCATCAATAATGGGCGATCCTGTACGCCAAGGATTTCCCGCACTCCCTGAATCCCGAATTTCGGACCAGGAAACTGCCTGGCAAAGGTGTCCGGAATTTGCAAATCAATCAGCCGTACTTTTCCGTCCATCGATAATTTTCCGAAAACCGTTGTCAAAATCGCCGGAATGTCCGGAGAAAAATTGATAACAGGGTAGGCGATCTGAATCTCTGCTGCATATAAGTTGTCATAAACCGCTGGCAGTTCTCGGATATCCGCCACCTGCCCAAGATGCTGCTGCATCATTTCCTGCTTTGCGAGCGGCAAATCCGTCCAGCTTCCTACGGTCAATCCCATGGCAATGCCTTGCGCCTTTTTGGCAAAATCATAGGATTCACTCTGTATTCGATATGTGGCAAGCACATAGTTTTCCATACGCATTCCCTCCTCATGCCAACAACCATTTGAAACCGATCCAGACAACACATTCCCCTATGTTTCTTCATTAAGAACGTACACAATTTTCCTTGCAAAATGCACACAATTTTTTCTTGCAACTTCTATAAGAGGCGTATATTACATATTCAACCGTCCCATTCGTTTCATCGCTTCTTGCAGCCGCTGTTCTTCGGCCAACATTCCAATCCGTACATATCCTTCCCCATATTCTCCAAATCCAACGCCGGGTGCGATGACTACATGCGCTTCTTCCAATACCCGATTGGCAAAATCCATGGAAGAATACCCTTTGGGTACAGGCAGCCAGGTAAAAAAGGAACCGCCGGGTACAATGCAATCGAATCCATGCTCCCGCAATCCTTGAATCCATAGATTTCTCCGATTCTCATATGTACGCACCAATTCATCCACACACTCTTGGGAACTCGTCAGAGCGACGACAGCCGCTCGCTGAACCGCCGAAAACACACTGACATAATAATGATCCTGAATGAGGTTGATCAAGCGAATGACCTCTGCATTTCCCACACAGAAGCCCAATCTCCACCCTGCCATATTGTAAGTTTTGGACATCGTATAAAACTCCACGCCCACTTCTTTGGCGCCAGGTGTCGACAAGAAGCTGACCGGCCTTACACCGTCAAACCCGATCGCTCCATAAGCAAAATCATGTGCAACAACAATTTCATGCTTCTGCGCAAATTGAACCGTATCCGCAAAAAACGTTTCATTAGCCACAGCACCGATTGGATTATTCGGATAATTCAGGAACATCAGTTTGGCTTTTCTAACATCTTCAGGGGATAACGCGGAATAGTCAGGCAAAAAATCATGTTCCCTTCTTAGGGGCATCATCACCATGCGTGCACCCGCCAATGCGACGCCAGACCAATAATCCGGGTAGCCCGGATCAGGCACCAGACAAATATCGCCGGCATTCAAGAGACACTGGCTGATCTCTACAAGTCCGGTCTTGCCGCCAAATAAAATCGCTACTTCCGTCTCTGGATCCAAATCCACCTGATGATATCGCTTGTACCAATCGGCCATGGCAACTTTCAATTCGTACATTCCGGAAAATGGAGGATAGCGATGCGTTGCCGGGTCTAACACTGCTTCCCGTAACGCTTCGACTATATGAGGCGGCGTAGGGAGATCCGGATTGCCCTGACCGAGGTTGATCACATCATATCCCTGCCGGACATATTCGTTTGCTTTCGCGACCAAATTTGAAAAAAACTGCAAAGGAAGGCGTTGTAAACGGTCAGCAGCTTGTATTAGCATATGTATCACCTGTATCAATAGTTTTGGTTCGGAGCAGATAGTTTGAAATCTCTGTTTTTACCTTACGATTCGCTCTCGGGGAAACATTATAACGGTGTTAATATTACAAAAAGTTGAAAGGAAAGTAAACAATTCGGGAAATTTGCAGGGAGGGAAGCGTCGCGGCTGAGAAAGACAGAAGGCATGAACAAAGGCTGTTGGGAATAGTTTCTATTAACTGCCAAAAGATGCTCGACTGCCCAAATGATACCGGACTGTCAAAAAAACACGGGAAGGAGGAAAGCATTCCTTTGCGGAAAGTATTACTATGCAATTGACAATCGCAACATATTTTAATAGGTTTGAATTATCTTGAAAGAATATGGAGAGGAATTTTATATGGCTTACACTTTAGCGATCGAAAATGTCACGTGTTACAAAGATAAGGGGCGAATTGTCTATCGGGGAGAGTTTTTTAGTTCGGATATAGAAAAACTGACCGTGATTAAACGGTTTGATGATCCGAAAGGCGGATATCAACGTCCTCGCAAAGAATCAAAATGCAAAGATTATGCCAGATATCTTCAGGATCCGCTTGGCTTTGTTACACCGGTCTTATTGAATGCTCAAGGAAACTGGAAATTCACCGCTTATGATCGACTCAAACCTAATTTTGGCCGACTTGTGACAAATGGCCGCGCCTCCGTGATTGATGGCCAGCATCGTTTAGGCGGACTTGAACTCCACTTTAAAGAAACAAGCGTCACGCTCAATGTACCGTTCGTCGCCTTCCATATGCTTGATTTGAATGAAGAGATGGAATTGTTCGATACGATTAACAGTAAGGCGGAAGGATTAAAAAAAGCGTTGCTCACGTATCTTGAAGCATCAAAAAATGAAATGTCTCAGCTTGCTGTCGATTTAGCCACACATCAGGACTCTCCATTTTACGGGTATGTCTCTCTGACGGGCATTCGTTCCAAACAGATGCAAACGAATCTTGATACGCTGCAAAGAGCAATGGTGGCTATTTTCGATAAAGGAAAAATTTCCAGCCTTACATATGATGAAAAGTTGCTTAGCGCAAAATCCTTCTTTCGCTCAATCGCCAAGGTTTGGAAGAACGAATGGAATGACTACAAAAACTATAAACTGCGTCATGTCTTGGGATTGTTTGCTCTTTCGTATGTAGCAAAAGATGTGCTGAATGATTGTTTTAATTATGATACTCGGAAGCTCGACGAAGGAGCCGTATATGAACTTATTTGGAACATGAAAGACTTTGACTGGTCAAAGCAGGGTTCCCTGCAAACAATCAGCGGATATGCCGGGTCTAACTATATTGCAAAAGACTTGCTGGAAAAAGCGTACACTGCGAAACAAATGTGAGAAATTCCGTAAAAAGGCAAAGCGATTTTTCGTTTATGATTCGCTTTGCTTTTTTACTACCCGCCCAAAACAAAAAAAGTGTAAAGAAGCCGAAGATTTCTCTACACTTTGATGCTCCTATTCCATTACAAGTCCCTACATGCTTTTATATCCGTCTACAATCAAATCCAATTTCCCTGTTCCGGGATCGATTACAAGACCGTGAACCGGAATGTTCTTTGGCAGGAGGGGATGGTTTTTGATTGTATGCACACTGGCTTCAACGGAATCCTCCACACTGTCGAATCCGTGCAGCCATTTTTGCAAATCAATTCCGGCACTTTCCAGTGTTTGCAGAGTTTCGGAAGATATGCCCCTCTCCATCATTTTTTTGATCGTTGCACTTGGATCAATGCTGCTCATCCCGCAATCATGATGCCCTACCACAAACACTTCATCGGCATTCAATTCATAGACTGCGACGATAACACTCCGCATGACACTGCCAAAGGGATGCAACACAATGGCACCTGCATCTTTGACAAACTTGGCATTTCCGTCTTTTGCATTTAAAGCGCGAGGAAGCAGATCGGTAAGCCTTGCATCCATACAGGACACGACAACAATTTTTCTGTCGTTGTATCTGGTTACTTGATATTTTTCATATTCCTTATTCTCAACAAACTCCCGATTAAAGTTCAGGATTTCATACAGTCGTTCCAAATCGATCACCTCAATTTTTATCTTTTCTATTTTATCATACCTATTTTGAATCTTAAAATTTTACTTGCGGCATTTTATAAATAAGTGAACCCTCATATTGAATTTGGGAAAATTGAACGGGTAATAGCCTCTGTCATATATAAAACGGACACCGGATATACCCGGTGCCCGCCCTTTTCACGTATTGTATCGGCTCGTGCAGCTTACTTATTTTTCAGATCTTGTGCTGCCTTGTCGACAAATGTGTTTGTATATGTTTGATCAAGTTTTATATTTTTTACTGCAGGCTTGAATGAAGACAGAATTTTTCGAACATTTTCCGGAACACCTGCCGGCATTTTCCCATCTGTTGTAAACATCGGCAATTGGCCTTTCAGCGCTTCCAGATACAACGCTTTATTCCCTGCCCAATATTCATGTGGAACTTTATCGGCAATTTGTTCAGGCGTATGTGTGCTCATCCATTTTAATGTTCGCACATATGCGTCCGCCAATTTCTGTACGACATCCGGATGCGCTTTCACATAACTCCTTTGCATATAGAGACTGGTTGATGCGTAGCCCCCGTCGAGTGCTTTTTCCGCTTTGTCCTTATGGCTCATGTCTACAAACGTGAAAGCCAAATGTTGATCTTTCAGCAGGGAAGCTGTCGGTTCACTTGTGACGGCTGCATCGATTTGTCCTTGTTTCATCGCTGCAATCAACGTATTGCCGGCTCCAACCGGCAACGGTTTATAATCGCTTTCCTTGTTGCCTCCTTTGACTACATTATATGTAGCAAGCATATTCGTTGAGGAGCCAAGATCCGTTACACCAATCGTCAATCCTTTCAAATCCGCCAATGTTTTGACTTTATCTTTCAAACGATCGGACAACATCCGAAGTAGACATGTTCCTCTTTCCACCTTTCCCTGCATTGTCAGCGTTTACATGTTTGTAGTATAAATAAGGTTCATTCCTTTGTGAATTATTCTGACAATTACTCGGAATAAAACAATAACATTGATTTTGGCGATTTTGACAACGAAAAATCTCTGCAAAAATATTGGATCTTTGTATTTTATGAATGCGTTTTCGCAATCTGATAATATTTCGGGCCAAGTTATTGTACAATATGAAATAATAGATTCCATTTATATTCTTGCTCAAAGAGGTGCCTATGTCTGTGGAAGACCGGAAACAGCCGCATCGAACCAAAAAACGAATGACTCTGCGATCGAAAATCAATTGGCTGGTATTCTTGAATATTATCCTGGTGTTGACTTTGGTGATATCTGTCATCTCATACTTCTTCATCGCATCAGAATTCGAGGAAGCCGGCGAACAAGCACTGGCTGTAGCCAGAACAGTTGCCAATATGAAGCAAATTCGATACAGTCACCCGGATCCGAAATTGATCGGAAAAATCATGGAAAAAGATCCAGGGGACAATGGAAAAGTACTTGCAGGACATAGCAGCATAACACAAGCAATGGGGAGTCTCGGTCTGTCCGTCCGAGGAAAAGCACCGATCTTCGACAGCTTGCATCATCAGATCGGGCTTGTCTCCGTCGGGTATCTTGTCAGTGATATTTGGGATAAAATTTTTGCATTTCTCGTTCGAATTGCCGGTTTGGGTGTTATTGCATTAGCCATGGGCTTATGGGGCGCCACTCTTTTGTCGGGTCATATCAAGAGACAGATATTTAATATGGAGCCATTAGAAATTGCTTTTCTTGCGCAAAAACAAGCCTCCATTTTAGAATCCATACGGGAAGGAATCATCGCGGTCGACAGCGAAGGAAAAATTTCGACGTATAACCAGGAGGCAAAGCGTTTACTCGGACTCGATTCCGCTGATGTAATCGGGAAATCCATTGCATCGATTATTCCTAATTCCCGACTGCCGGAAGTTTAATTGAGGGGGCAAAACGAGTGAAACACAATCCGCTTCGAGTTGTTGTAGTCGATGACGACTTTATGATCGCGAGAATGCATGGAAAATTTGTAGACAAACAAAAGGACTATCAATTGGTTGGTACAGCAAACAATTGCGAAGAAGCTTTATCAATGATCCGAGGATGCAAACCAAACTTGGTTTTATTGGATGTTTTCATGCCAGATCGATCCGGCATTGAGCTCTTGCATGAAATTCGGCTTCAGAATATCCCTTGTGACTTTATTCTAATTACCGCGGCAAAAGAACTGGAAGTCGTAGAAGAGGGTTTTCGATTTGGAGTGTTTGACTACCTCATCAATCCATTTGATTTAAATCATTTGCAGGATTCCCTTGCGAAATATGTGCAGTTTAAACGCCACCTCTCGAAGTCAACCAGCGTAGATCAAGATACGTTGGACAATCTTAAGCGGCTGCGCTCCATGTCCCACTCCAAGCCGATTCCTTCAGGAATTGATTTTCGAACGTTAGATCGCATCAAACATAGTTTACTCCTTGGCAACGAGCCGAAAAGCTCTGAGGAAATTGCAAAAATCGCAGGAGTAAGCCGATCAACCGCCCGTACATATCTCACATATATGGTTGAAGAGAACATCGTGGAAGAAAATTTGTTATACGGAACTGTCGGTCGCCCACAGCGGGTTTTTCGTTTAAAATAGACGGGATGGATCGACAACGACTATCCGTTGAATCTTTTTTTTAAAAAGGCTAAGGGAGAGAACGATGAAAAACTTGCTGAAAACACTTCTGGAATTGCTTTTGATTACACTGGGATGTGGACTTACCGCTTTCGGAACCAATGAGTTTATCATCCCTTCCCACCTTCTGGCGGGTGGACTCACAGGCATCTGCATTATTATCTACCATTATACAAATTGGCCCGTGGGCACACAGTATATGCTTTTTAATATTCCCTTGTTGGTTCTTGGCTACATATATATCGGCAAACGATTCAGCTTTTATACCGTTTATGCGGTTGTCATGCTGTCCCTGTTTTTAAATATCCTGCACATCAATAAATTTTTCACGCATGATGTATTGCTGAATGCCATCTTCGGAGGAATTGTCGCAAGTGCGGGAAGCGCCATCGTATTGCGTTTTGGCGGCTCCAGCGGC
Above is a window of Fodinisporobacter ferrooxydans DNA encoding:
- a CDS encoding 2,3-diketo-5-methylthiopentyl-1-phosphate enolase; translated protein: MENYVLATYRIQSESYDFAKKAQGIAMGLTVGSWTDLPLAKQEMMQQHLGQVADIRELPAVYDNLYAAEIQIAYPVINFSPDIPAILTTVFGKLSMDGKVRLIDLQIPDTFARQFPGPKFGIQGVREILGVQDRPLLMSIFKSGVGMELKELADQFYQQALGGVDLIKDDEIFFSETYAPFAERVRACRDKGLEAAETTGQRVLYAANLSGPVTKMIDKAKYAIEAGANALLLNVLPYGYDILQRLAEDPDIPVPLVAHPALSGALYGSADYGIAAHIILGTLMRMAGADLVLYPSPYGSVAMERGETLKIAGQLRSEHAYFKQAFAVPSAGIHPGLVPMLFEDLGMDLIVNAGGGVHGHPMGPAAGGQAFRQAIAAVLAGQSLERAAESQEELRIALQVWGKK
- a CDS encoding pyridoxal phosphate-dependent aminotransferase, whose translation is MLIQAADRLQRLPLQFFSNLVAKANEYVRQGYDVINLGQGNPDLPTPPHIVEALREAVLDPATHRYPPFSGMYELKVAMADWYKRYHQVDLDPETEVAILFGGKTGLVEISQCLLNAGDICLVPDPGYPDYWSGVALAGARMVMMPLRREHDFLPDYSALSPEDVRKAKLMFLNYPNNPIGAVANETFFADTVQFAQKHEIVVAHDFAYGAIGFDGVRPVSFLSTPGAKEVGVEFYTMSKTYNMAGWRLGFCVGNAEVIRLINLIQDHYYVSVFSAVQRAAVVALTSSQECVDELVRTYENRRNLWIQGLREHGFDCIVPGGSFFTWLPVPKGYSSMDFANRVLEEAHVVIAPGVGFGEYGEGYVRIGMLAEEQRLQEAMKRMGRLNM
- a CDS encoding DGQHR domain-containing protein; amino-acid sequence: MAYTLAIENVTCYKDKGRIVYRGEFFSSDIEKLTVIKRFDDPKGGYQRPRKESKCKDYARYLQDPLGFVTPVLLNAQGNWKFTAYDRLKPNFGRLVTNGRASVIDGQHRLGGLELHFKETSVTLNVPFVAFHMLDLNEEMELFDTINSKAEGLKKALLTYLEASKNEMSQLAVDLATHQDSPFYGYVSLTGIRSKQMQTNLDTLQRAMVAIFDKGKISSLTYDEKLLSAKSFFRSIAKVWKNEWNDYKNYKLRHVLGLFALSYVAKDVLNDCFNYDTRKLDEGAVYELIWNMKDFDWSKQGSLQTISGYAGSNYIAKDLLEKAYTAKQM
- a CDS encoding beta-class carbonic anhydrase — translated: MERLYEILNFNREFVENKEYEKYQVTRYNDRKIVVVSCMDARLTDLLPRALNAKDGNAKFVKDAGAIVLHPFGSVMRSVIVAVYELNADEVFVVGHHDCGMSSIDPSATIKKMMERGISSETLQTLESAGIDLQKWLHGFDSVEDSVEASVHTIKNHPLLPKNIPVHGLVIDPGTGKLDLIVDGYKSM
- a CDS encoding ABC transporter substrate-binding protein, which gives rise to MKDKVKTLADLKGLTIGVTDLGSSTNMLATYNVVKGGNKESDYKPLPVGAGNTLIAAMKQGQIDAAVTSEPTASLLKDQHLAFTFVDMSHKDKAEKALDGGYASTSLYMQRSYVKAHPDVVQKLADAYVRTLKWMSTHTPEQIADKVPHEYWAGNKALYLEALKGQLPMFTTDGKMPAGVPENVRKILSSFKPAVKNIKLDQTYTNTFVDKAAQDLKNK
- a CDS encoding PAS domain-containing protein; the protein is MSVEDRKQPHRTKKRMTLRSKINWLVFLNIILVLTLVISVISYFFIASEFEEAGEQALAVARTVANMKQIRYSHPDPKLIGKIMEKDPGDNGKVLAGHSSITQAMGSLGLSVRGKAPIFDSLHHQIGLVSVGYLVSDIWDKIFAFLVRIAGLGVIALAMGLWGATLLSGHIKRQIFNMEPLEIAFLAQKQASILESIREGIIAVDSEGKISTYNQEAKRLLGLDSADVIGKSIASIIPNSRLPEV
- a CDS encoding response regulator → MKHNPLRVVVVDDDFMIARMHGKFVDKQKDYQLVGTANNCEEALSMIRGCKPNLVLLDVFMPDRSGIELLHEIRLQNIPCDFILITAAKELEVVEEGFRFGVFDYLINPFDLNHLQDSLAKYVQFKRHLSKSTSVDQDTLDNLKRLRSMSHSKPIPSGIDFRTLDRIKHSLLLGNEPKSSEEIAKIAGVSRSTARTYLTYMVEENIVEENLLYGTVGRPQRVFRLK